Sequence from the Lysobacter capsici genome:
GCGCCCGGCCGGCGGCGGTGCGTACCGCTACGAAGGCGAGCAAGGGCAGTGGAGCGGTCAGGTGATCCAGGGCGCGCTCGAGGCCGCCAACATCGACGCGGCCGGCGAAACCATCCGCCTGATGGAAACCACGCGCCACGCCGAATCGGTGCAGCGCGCGATCTCGATTTACGACAAAGCCATGGACACCGGCATCAACCGCCTCGGCGACAACTGAATCAACGGAGCACGACCATGATCGACGCACTCTATATTTCCGCCAGCGGCCTGCGCGGCGAACAGAAACAGATCGACGTGATTTCCAACAACGTCGCCAACATGCAGACCCCGGGCTTCAAGCGCAGCCGGGTCAACTTCGCCGAAGTCGCGACCGCGGCCGTCGCCGCCCAGTCCAACGAATCGGAGCTGACGACGCAGTCGCTGATGCGCGGCAACGGCGCGCGGGTGATCTCGACCTCGACCCTGTTCTCGCCCGGCGAAATGCGCCAGACCCAGGGCGCGCTGGACCTGGCGATCGACGGCAATGGTTTCTTCGAACTCGAAGCCGCCGACGGCAGCACGGTCTACACCCGCGACGGTCAGTTCCGGCTCGACGACGAAGGGTTCCTGGCCTCGATCCACGGCCAGCGCCTGGCCCATTCGGTGCAGATTCCGGCCGACGCCAAGGACATCCGCATCGATGCCAAGGGCGAGATCACCGCGCTGCTGGCCGGCGACGAGGCGCGTTCGGTGCTCGGCGACATCGAGCTGGCGACCTTCGCCGCGCCCGATGCGCTGGTCTCGATCGGCAACAACCGCTACGTACCCAACGAGGCGTCGGGCACGGTGTCCTACGGCCGCCCCAACGAGCCGGGCTTCGGCGGGCTGCAGCAGGGTTATGTCGAACTGGCCAACGTCGAGATGATCGACGAGATGTCGGCGCTGGTGCTGGCGCAGCGCGCGTATCAGCTCAATGCGCGCGTGCTGCAGGCGGCCGATCAGGTGCTCGAAACCATCAACAATCTGCGTCGCTGAGACCGCTGTGATGCGACTGCCCGCTTGCGCCGTCCTGTTGCTGTCCACGCTCGCCGCGCCGCTGGCGACGGGCGCGGTCGCGCCTGTCGGCACGCCGGGGCAGTTGGTCAGCGCGGACGCGATCGCGCGCACGGTCGAGGCCGAGTTGCGCGCGCGCCTGCAGGCGGCGGGACGTACCCAGGCCAGCGTGAAAGTGGCTGGACGAATCGACGATCAGACCGTTCCCGCCGGCGCGCTGAGCACCGTGGTCGGCAGCATCGCCGGACGCTGGCCGCGCGCGCGGGTCGGCGTGCCGGTGCAGTTGCGCGTCGACGGCGCGGTCGCGCGCACCCTGACGGTGTGGGTCGAAAGCCAGGACCTGCGCAATGTGCCGACCTACAGCGCCGATTATCCGGCGCGCCGTGCCGGCGAAGCCATCGCCCTGGCCACGGCGCAGGTCGACATGAATTGCTGCACCGGCGACGCGCTGGAATCGATCGACGCCGTGCAGTCGCTGCGCCTGAAGCGTTCGGTGCGCGCCGGGCAACCGGCGATGGCCGCCGATTTCGAAGTCATTCCCGACGTGCAGGCGCAACAGCCCGTGCATATCGATGTCGCCCGCGGCGCGGTGCGGCTCAGCGTACCCGGCATCGCCCTGCGCGACGGCCGGATCGGCGAGCGCATCCCGGTGCGCGCCGACGATGGAGAACGAACCGTGGTTTCACGCGTCACCGGAAAACAAAAGGTGCAAGTGGATGAATAAGCACGCCCCTACGCGGCATGCGCTGGTTCCAAGGCTGGCTCCGATCGTGTTGGCCGTCGCGGCGGTCTGCGCCGGTCCGGCGATCGCGCAGCAGTCGATGCCGCAGCAGATCGAACCGATGCCGATGCCGGCCCCCGCGCCATCGCGCGAAAGCCTGATCGACGTGAACGGCTATCGCGGCCTGGCCGCGGATCATCGCGCGCACCGCATCGGCGATGTGATCACGGTGTACGTGATCGAAGCCACGCGGGCCAAGTCGCAGGCCGCCACCGACGCGTCCAGCGATCTGGACATGCGCGCCGGCCTGACCTCGCCGTCGACCGATTTCGATGCGCGTCTGGGCCTGGGCGGCAGCAACCGCGCCGGCGCGCAGACCACGCGCGTGGGCGAGTTGCGCACCCAGATTTCGGCGCAAGTGGTCGCGGTGACGCCCGACGGCAGCCTGCAGATCCAGGGTCTGCAGACGCTCAAGGTCAACGGCGAGAAGCAGACCATCAAGGTCAGCGGCCTGGTCCGTCCCGAGGACGTCGGCCCCGACAACACCGTGCTCTCGCACCGCATCGCCAACGCCGATCTGGAATTGGTCGGCGTCGGCGTGGTCAGTTCGTCGCAACGTCAGAGCCTGATCTATCGCATGTTCAAGTGGCTGAGGTTGATGTGAGCGCGATGACGACTTTCAAGAATCTGTTGCTGACCGGCGTCGCGCTCGGTGCGTTGCTGGGCGCGTGCGCGAGCGCGCAGGCCGCGGCCGGCGTGCGGGTCAAGGAACTCGCCCGCGTCGCCGGCGTGCGCGACAACCCGCTGACCGGGTACGGCCTGGTGTTCGGTCTGTCCGGCTCGGGCGACTCGGCGCGCAATCGCGCGACGTTGCAGTCGGTCGCCAACACCTTGCGCAACTTCGGCGTCAACGTCAGCGAGGCCGACCTGGCCAGCCGCAACGTCGCCGCGGTGATCGTGACCGCGCGTCTGCCGGCGTTCGCCGAGCCCGGGCAGATGCTCGACGTGCAGGTCGCCTCGTCCGGCGACGCGCGCAGTCTGACCGGCGGCACCTTGATGCTCACGCCGCTG
This genomic interval carries:
- the flgG gene encoding flagellar basal-body rod protein FlgG, whose amino-acid sequence is MIDALYISASGLRGEQKQIDVISNNVANMQTPGFKRSRVNFAEVATAAVAAQSNESELTTQSLMRGNGARVISTSTLFSPGEMRQTQGALDLAIDGNGFFELEAADGSTVYTRDGQFRLDDEGFLASIHGQRLAHSVQIPADAKDIRIDAKGEITALLAGDEARSVLGDIELATFAAPDALVSIGNNRYVPNEASGTVSYGRPNEPGFGGLQQGYVELANVEMIDEMSALVLAQRAYQLNARVLQAADQVLETINNLRR
- the flgA gene encoding flagellar basal body P-ring formation chaperone FlgA, translating into MRLPACAVLLLSTLAAPLATGAVAPVGTPGQLVSADAIARTVEAELRARLQAAGRTQASVKVAGRIDDQTVPAGALSTVVGSIAGRWPRARVGVPVQLRVDGAVARTLTVWVESQDLRNVPTYSADYPARRAGEAIALATAQVDMNCCTGDALESIDAVQSLRLKRSVRAGQPAMAADFEVIPDVQAQQPVHIDVARGAVRLSVPGIALRDGRIGERIPVRADDGERTVVSRVTGKQKVQVDE
- a CDS encoding flagellar basal body L-ring protein FlgH; this encodes MNKHAPTRHALVPRLAPIVLAVAAVCAGPAIAQQSMPQQIEPMPMPAPAPSRESLIDVNGYRGLAADHRAHRIGDVITVYVIEATRAKSQAATDASSDLDMRAGLTSPSTDFDARLGLGGSNRAGAQTTRVGELRTQISAQVVAVTPDGSLQIQGLQTLKVNGEKQTIKVSGLVRPEDVGPDNTVLSHRIANADLELVGVGVVSSSQRQSLIYRMFKWLRLM